One Cardiocondyla obscurior isolate alpha-2009 linkage group LG11, Cobs3.1, whole genome shotgun sequence DNA segment encodes these proteins:
- the LOC139106413 gene encoding mitochondrial genome maintenance exonuclease 1 yields MALSPFKTQLIFRPFMRKYSSKADTIKKLMKEYKSVFGPLIETKSQKKRRLKLERKGKIPHEKINTVNTELSWVMKNCPDKLQKISCGIKLEDKQSNDKESSSEKNPSEIESPNDRNPKNVLKSDKNISQKIEHNSKSISNLPAKDSNDNVASSSNLYGEATDATRSAFSNFKIIVKNLLSFSIMDNKQELPMQNPSTEILSISGKDDLETTKFPSVTKILTQTMSPESKLALEAWRKRMIEKLGKEGFEMHQKALLEDGSSFHSCIAQSLLGKEYEVPLRIEPVFKSVQCVLEDVQDVKAIETYVAHPKLRYKGVVDCIASYRGENYVIDWKKSDKKKDDLRGTYDAPVQLAAYIGAVNASNLYPFLIKRGLLVIAYTCGAPATVHEVSNNTLQRYWTAWLRRLQKYHVEATSDSGDENIYTPIKD; encoded by the exons ATGGCTCTTTCACCG TTTAAGACGCAATTGATCTTCCGACCGTTTATGAGAAAGTACTCTTCAAAGGCCgatactattaaaaaattgatgaagGAATATAAGTCTGTATTTGGCCCcttaattgaaacaaaatcccaaaagaaaaggagattaaaattagaaaggAAAGGGAAAATACCTCACGAGAAGATAAATACGGTAAACACAGAATTGTCATGGGTTATGAAAAATTGTCCCGATAAGCTACAGAAAATCAGCTGTGGTATAAAATTAGAAGACAAGCAGTCAAACGACAAAGAAAGCAGTTCTGAAAAAAATCCCAGCGAGATAGAAAGCCCTAATGATAGAAATCCAAAAAATGTTCTaaaatctgataaaaatatctctcaaaaaatagaacataattCTAAATCTATATCTAATTTGCCAGCAAAAGATAGTAATGACAACGTTGCGTCCAGTTCAAATCTTTATGGTGAAGCCACAGATGCAACAAGAAGTGCATTTTCCAATTTTAAGATTATTGTGAAGAATCTGCTGTCTTTTTCAATTATGGACAACAAGCAGGAACTTCCTATGCAGAATCCCTCAACAGAAATATTATCTATATCTGGAAAAGATGATCTAGAGACCACAAAATTTCCCAGCGTGACTAAGATTCTTACGCAAACTATGTCACCAGAGTCAAAGTTGGCTCTCGAGGCGTGGAGGAAAAGAATGATAGAGAAGCTCGGCAAGGAGGGATTTGAAATGCATCAGAAAG CATTATTGGAGGACGGGTCATCTTTTCATTCGTGCATAGCGCAGAGTCTGCTTGGTAAGGAATATGAAGTTCCTCTTAGGATCGAGCCGGTTTTTAAGAGCGTTCAATGTGTTCTGGAGGATGTGCAAGACGTGAAAGCGATCGAGACATACGTGGCTCACCCGAAATTACGTTACAAAGGGGTAGTCGACTGTATAGCCTCTTACAG GGGCGAAAACTACGTAATCGATTGGAAGAAGTcagacaaaaagaaagatgacTTGAGAGGAACATATGACGCCCCCGTACAACTCGCCGCGTATATTGGAGCTGTCAACGCTTCAAATCTATATCCCTTTCTG ATAAAGCGGGGATTACTTGTGATCGCCTACACGTGCGGCGCGCCAGCAACGGTGCACGAAGTGTCTAACAACACGTTGCAGCGATACTGGACTGCGTGGCTGCGTCGTCTGCAAAAGTACCACGTCGAAGCTACGAGCGACAGCGGCGACGAGAACATTTACACGCCAATAAAGGATTAA
- the Tko gene encoding small ribosomal subunit protein uS12m isoform X1, which yields MNYLARSVINFARTCIANSIQGGSLVKRCRNNSSQVYLFSTVNILSATRICASTALQGLEQIRFGSTFMQIHRRGGPFHKRKPSKNPFDGQPFMKGIVLKTVIKKPKKPNSANRKCVVVRLSNGKEMTAYVPGIGHNLQEHNIVLCRNGRLRDTPGVKIKCVRGKYDLPHVAKNN from the exons atgaATTACTTGGCTAGGAGTGTAATAAACTTTGCCAGAACTTGCATAGCGAACTCCATCCAAG gtGGCAGTCTGGTGAAGCGATGTAGGAACAACAGTAGCCAAG TCTATTTATTCTCAACAGTAAACATACTAAGCGCCACCAGGATATGTGCGAGCACAGCATTGCAAg GGCTGGAACAGATTAGATTTGGAAGCACATTTATGCAAATACACAGGAGAGGTGGACCATTTCACAAGCGCAAACCTTCAAAGAATCCTTTTGACGGTCAGCCCTTCATGAAAGGAATAGTCTTGAAAACTGTTATTAAAAAGCCAAAGAAGCCGAACTCCGCAAATCGAAAGTGCGTCGTCGTGAGACTGTCAAACGGAAAAGAAATGACGGCATATGTTCCTG gaaTCGGACACAATCTGCAGGAACATAACATAGTGCTCTGCAGGAATGGACGATTGCGAGATACACCTGGTGTTAAGATAAAATGCGTGCGCGGAAAATACGACTTACCGCATGTAGCTAAGAATAAttag
- the LOC139106493 gene encoding glycine-rich protein, producing the protein MNAILVLVVLGLAMPAIYAEETQVEKKQEKRGLLGLGYGGYGGYGGLGSTLVAGSAYGGHGPSYISAPAYSGHGISAPAYGYSVPIAVSHGYSAPVYSSYRIGYSGLGYNAANLGHAVAAPALGYGTGYTGYNAGLGYAGHGIGAGYGY; encoded by the exons ATGAACGCTATA CTTGTGCTGGTCGTCCTCGGCTTGGCGATGCCCGCAATTTACGCGGAGGAGACGCAGGTAGAGAAGAAACAGGAGAAGAGGGGCCTGTTAGGTTTGGGTTACGGAGGATACGGAGGATACGGAGGATTAGGAAGCACCCTGGTCGCGGGATCGGCTTATGGAG GGCACGGGCCGAGTTACATCAGCGCTCCGGCTTACTCGGGCCACGGCATCTCCGCGCCAGCTTACGGCTACAGCGTTCCCATCGCCGTGTCCCACGGATACAGCGCGCCTGTGTACTCGTCCTATCGTATCGGGTACTCCGGCCTGGGATACAATGCCGCGAATCTTGGGCACGCCGTCGCGGCACCCGCATTGGGATACGGCACGGGATACACCGGGTACAACGCTGGCCTAGGATACGCAGGACACGGCATCGGCGCCGGTTACGGATACTGA
- the Tko gene encoding small ribosomal subunit protein uS12m isoform X2 — protein sequence MNYLARSVINFARTCIANSIQGGSLVKRCRNNSSQVNILSATRICASTALQGLEQIRFGSTFMQIHRRGGPFHKRKPSKNPFDGQPFMKGIVLKTVIKKPKKPNSANRKCVVVRLSNGKEMTAYVPGIGHNLQEHNIVLCRNGRLRDTPGVKIKCVRGKYDLPHVAKNN from the exons atgaATTACTTGGCTAGGAGTGTAATAAACTTTGCCAGAACTTGCATAGCGAACTCCATCCAAG gtGGCAGTCTGGTGAAGCGATGTAGGAACAACAGTAGCCAAG TAAACATACTAAGCGCCACCAGGATATGTGCGAGCACAGCATTGCAAg GGCTGGAACAGATTAGATTTGGAAGCACATTTATGCAAATACACAGGAGAGGTGGACCATTTCACAAGCGCAAACCTTCAAAGAATCCTTTTGACGGTCAGCCCTTCATGAAAGGAATAGTCTTGAAAACTGTTATTAAAAAGCCAAAGAAGCCGAACTCCGCAAATCGAAAGTGCGTCGTCGTGAGACTGTCAAACGGAAAAGAAATGACGGCATATGTTCCTG gaaTCGGACACAATCTGCAGGAACATAACATAGTGCTCTGCAGGAATGGACGATTGCGAGATACACCTGGTGTTAAGATAAAATGCGTGCGCGGAAAATACGACTTACCGCATGTAGCTAAGAATAAttag
- the Gt gene encoding protein giant, protein MENLRNYNQGNVKHLECSFEQNDGLDLSVLALDLSRKRNMPVMKLPEIVQERINITADSLHTAYTNTNKRCREANFSVDDGQIPIADNSMMLSPHCELSPLKKMKTIESADCCENNMVNHNVTLESLTETTPRVATVIPQQPSLAVPPDEANKLPTIIPAIAVLPAETTGPYATHNEAENKISLTIPTECSTSTDVSPTMLSQNTIKKVPRPFKAYPKNLLSVPLSNDYDSYENYKKFRDTVLHKIKETNATTNPKMRRVSKSPGLPTSTVDEKDAAYWERRRKNNEAAKRSREARRAKEDELAIRAAYYEHQYMLLKQKVKALEDIINHYNCLTLYQHKLEL, encoded by the coding sequence ATGGAGAACCTGAGGAATTACAACCAAGGCAATGTGAAACATCTCGAATGCTCATTTGAGCAAAATGACGGCTTAGACTTAAGCGTATTGGCTCTGGACTTATCACGCAAGAGGAACATGCCAGTTATGAAGTTGCCCGAAATAGTGCAAGAAAGAATAAACATAACCGCGGACTCATTACACACTGCGTACACAAATACAAATAAGCGATGTCGAGAAGCAAATTTCTCTGTGGATGACGGGCAGATTCCTATCGCGGACAATAGTATGATGTTATCACCACATTGTGAATTAAgcccgttaaaaaaaatgaagacgATCGAATCTGCGGATTgttgtgaaaataatatggTAAATCACAACGTGACATTAGAAAGCTTGACCGAAACTACTCCACGAGTGGCAACGGTGATACCTCAGCAGCCGTCGCTAGCTGTACCTCCGGACGAAGCCAACAAACTTCCGACGATAATACCTGCGATAGCGGTTCTGCCCGCGGAAACAACGGGACCATATGCAACGCATAACGAGgccgaaaataaaatttcattgaCTATTCCAACAGAGTGCTCGACATCCACAGACGTAAGTCCGACAATGTTGTCgcaaaatacaataaaaaaagtgCCGAGGCCTTTCAAGGCTTATCCGAAGAATTTGTTATCCGTCCCACTCTCTAATGATTATGACTCCTACGAAAACTACAAAAAGTTCCGCGACACAGTGCTTCACAAGATTAAAGAGACGAACGCAACTACAAATCCTAAGATGCGCCGAGTGTCAAAGAGTCCAGGATTGCCGACTAGTACCGTCGATGAGAAAGATGCCGCATATtgggaaagaagaagaaaaaataacgaagCGGCAAAACGCTCCAGGGAAGCTAGAAGAGCCAAGGAGGACGAACTCGCAATTCGAGCGGCTTACTATGAACATCAGTATATGTTACTAAAACAAAAGGTGAAGGCACTTGAAGACATTATTAATCACTACAATTGTTTAACCTTATATCAACATAAATTggaattgtaa